Part of the Desulfobacterales bacterium genome, AACCTCGAAATCATCGGTGAGGCAGCCGGCCGTCTGCAGGTAAAAGCTAAAGCTGTTGCGCCGGATATCGAATGGCGGAAAATCGTTGGATTGCGGAACATCCTGGCCCATGAATATTTTGGCGTGAGTCTTCCCGTGGTTTGGGATGTTGTAGAAAACAAACTGGGGCCGCTTGAAACTGCCTGT contains:
- a CDS encoding DUF86 domain-containing protein — its product is MHRDARLYLDDILEAIGKIRDYTAGMGYAAFTADAKTQDAVIRNLEIIGEAAGRLQVKAKAVAPDIEWRKIVGLRNILAHEYFGVSLPVVWDVVENKLGPLETACRKQLEDESLNRDEHI